Proteins from one Clostridium cellulovorans 743B genomic window:
- a CDS encoding endospore germination permease, with protein MQEGKLNNLSNLDFIKTIFICNVGLGGFIFGSNLSKSVGKSGMIFVLVAGLAVYLSMLLVYKAMELNHFRSFDVVVEKAFGTTLGKVFIVEMIITLLIITSIQLRVYALAAGTVLLERTAVELIMVTYLIIAIYLARGGSESVVRFNQIIAWIVIVPVVILLVYCMFRGEIKNALPFVDLERKEVLTGFKDGIEIFGAIILIYFFIPLLKDKENVPKVLTKSICLSTIYYVFLFFTFLTFFGAQKLEDFQYPFISMVKNINEVSSFFERLDSIIVTIFLLSTITAFCNLFYFLSELIKKIFCFSYSGFAMTISIPLVYLLSRLPQNIAAVNAIRTLILPLLLAINLVIIPILIILSSKKRGENHEKK; from the coding sequence ATGCAAGAGGGAAAATTAAATAATTTATCAAATCTTGATTTTATAAAAACTATATTTATATGTAACGTAGGTTTAGGAGGTTTTATTTTTGGATCCAACCTATCAAAAAGTGTTGGAAAAAGTGGGATGATATTCGTATTAGTTGCAGGCTTGGCGGTATATCTATCTATGTTATTGGTATATAAAGCTATGGAACTCAATCATTTTAGATCTTTTGATGTGGTGGTAGAAAAAGCTTTTGGTACTACCTTGGGAAAAGTATTTATTGTCGAAATGATAATAACGTTATTGATAATTACATCTATACAGTTGAGGGTTTATGCATTAGCAGCTGGGACGGTTCTACTAGAGAGGACAGCTGTAGAACTTATAATGGTTACATATCTTATAATTGCTATATACCTGGCAAGAGGAGGTTCGGAAAGTGTAGTAAGATTTAATCAGATAATTGCTTGGATTGTTATTGTACCTGTAGTTATTTTGTTAGTTTACTGCATGTTTAGAGGAGAAATTAAAAATGCTTTACCTTTTGTAGATCTAGAAAGGAAGGAAGTACTAACTGGTTTTAAGGATGGAATAGAAATCTTTGGTGCAATAATTTTAATATATTTTTTTATACCGCTATTAAAAGATAAAGAAAATGTACCTAAGGTTTTAACAAAAAGTATTTGTTTATCAACGATATATTATGTTTTTTTATTTTTCACCTTCTTAACCTTTTTTGGAGCACAAAAATTGGAGGATTTTCAATATCCATTTATATCGATGGTGAAAAATATTAACGAAGTATCAAGTTTTTTCGAACGGTTAGATAGTATTATAGTAACGATATTTTTACTTTCTACTATAACTGCCTTTTGTAATTTGTTTTATTTCTTATCAGAACTTATTAAAAAAATATTTTGCTTTAGCTATTCAGGCTTTGCAATGACAATATCTATACCACTTGTGTATTTGCTTTCTAGATTACCTCAGAATATAGCGGCAGTGAATGCTATAAGGACTTTAATATTACCTTTATTACTAGCTATAAATTTAGTGATAATTCCGATTTTGATCATACTGTCTAGTAAGAAAAGGGGGGAGAATCATGAGAAAAAATAG
- the ispE gene encoding 4-(cytidine 5'-diphospho)-2-C-methyl-D-erythritol kinase, protein MYVRGYAKINIALDVIRKREDGYHDLRMIMQTIDLYDDIEVTPIEKGIKIACNKPFVPLDETNIAWKAAKLFQEKYNIETGVNINIKKNIPVAAGMAGGSTDAAAVLKAMRSLFKPELTDEELMNLGVKLGADVPYCIVGGTALCEGIGEKITKLKPFRNKILVVVKPNFGVSTKEVYQSLDLSKIDEHVKVKELQEAMAKSDLTYVCNNMKNLLESVTVSKHKIITSIKKDMVRMGSKGAMMSGSGPTVFGFFTDMLKAQKAFEELKTKYKETYITRTI, encoded by the coding sequence ATGTATGTTCGCGGCTATGCAAAGATAAATATAGCATTAGATGTTATTAGAAAAAGAGAAGATGGATATCATGATTTAAGAATGATTATGCAAACAATTGATCTATATGATGATATAGAGGTAACACCAATTGAAAAAGGAATAAAGATTGCATGCAATAAACCTTTTGTACCTTTGGATGAAACTAATATAGCTTGGAAGGCAGCAAAGCTATTTCAGGAGAAGTACAATATAGAAACAGGGGTTAATATTAATATTAAAAAGAACATTCCTGTTGCTGCAGGAATGGCAGGTGGAAGCACTGATGCAGCTGCAGTTTTAAAGGCTATGAGAAGTCTTTTCAAACCAGAGTTAACTGATGAAGAATTGATGAATCTTGGAGTTAAGCTTGGAGCTGATGTGCCTTATTGTATAGTTGGTGGAACTGCTTTATGTGAAGGGATTGGAGAAAAGATTACAAAACTAAAGCCTTTTAGAAACAAGATATTAGTTGTTGTAAAACCTAACTTTGGAGTATCAACAAAAGAAGTATATCAATCCTTAGATTTATCAAAGATCGATGAACATGTTAAGGTTAAAGAATTGCAAGAGGCTATGGCAAAAAGTGATTTAACTTATGTATGTAACAATATGAAAAACTTATTAGAAAGTGTAACGGTGAGCAAACATAAGATTATAACTAGTATAAAAAAAGACATGGTGAGAATGGGGTCAAAAGGGGCTATGATGAGTGGTAGTGGACCAACTGTTTTTGGCTTCTTCACTGATATGTTAAAAGCACAAAAGGCTTTTGAAGAACTAAAGACTAAATATAAAGAAACTTATATAACTAGAACGATTTAA
- a CDS encoding ABC transporter substrate-binding protein, with product MKKNKIFKKLLVGVLVATLIPGILGCSNKNIKDESVNKSGEKVTLKMLWWGNDKRKGITEDVIKLYQKNHPNVEFQTESVSSTADIKKDLALKTAEGEIPDIIQMDLDFIYNYAERKLLEPLDSYIDQNVLNLSDVDEASLEGGRLNEQLYGVPLGINAYCLVVNPTVFEKAGVGILENGYTYDDLYKTAKELKAKITDSDFYPIANFIDFNSFVRSKGSFYFGESGTELGYTDDKIMAEYLSIQKKWVDEGLIVPPSNKTDKNTLIASGKSALMYGTSNSAAGISKTAKTVMKIITVPSVTKGNITSSIRQSMFFSVSSYSKYKKEAVEFINFFTNDLEANNILMGDRGVPISDKVSESLQQKITEADKQQYTFMEYIKQHPSSVKVNPPNPNTSGNVNSLLSILYNDVISGKTTPEEASKKFREKGNKILEGFKGGQ from the coding sequence ATGAAGAAGAATAAAATTTTTAAGAAACTTTTAGTAGGTGTATTAGTGGCAACTTTAATTCCTGGTATTTTAGGGTGTAGTAATAAAAATATTAAGGATGAATCAGTAAATAAAAGTGGTGAAAAGGTTACTTTAAAAATGCTTTGGTGGGGAAATGATAAAAGAAAGGGAATAACAGAGGATGTTATTAAACTATATCAGAAGAATCATCCAAATGTGGAATTTCAAACAGAAAGTGTTTCTAGTACAGCTGATATAAAAAAAGATTTAGCTTTGAAAACAGCAGAAGGTGAAATCCCAGATATTATACAAATGGATTTGGACTTTATATATAATTATGCTGAGCGTAAGCTGCTAGAACCTCTTGATTCTTACATTGATCAGAATGTTTTAAATCTTTCTGATGTGGACGAAGCGTCTCTTGAAGGTGGAAGGCTTAATGAACAATTATATGGGGTACCTCTGGGGATTAATGCTTATTGCCTAGTTGTAAACCCAACTGTGTTTGAAAAAGCTGGAGTAGGTATTCTTGAAAATGGTTATACCTATGATGACTTGTATAAGACAGCAAAAGAATTAAAAGCAAAGATAACAGATTCGGATTTTTATCCGATAGCAAACTTTATTGATTTTAATAGTTTTGTTAGATCAAAAGGTAGTTTTTATTTTGGAGAATCCGGTACAGAACTAGGTTATACTGATGATAAAATTATGGCAGAATATCTTTCTATTCAGAAAAAATGGGTAGATGAAGGGCTTATTGTGCCACCAAGTAATAAGACGGACAAAAATACATTAATTGCATCTGGTAAATCTGCATTGATGTACGGTACTAGTAATAGTGCTGCTGGAATAAGTAAAACGGCAAAAACAGTTATGAAGATAATAACTGTTCCTTCAGTTACAAAAGGAAATATAACTAGTTCTATTAGACAATCGATGTTTTTTAGTGTGTCGTCTTATTCTAAATATAAAAAAGAGGCTGTAGAATTTATTAACTTTTTTACAAATGATTTAGAAGCTAATAATATTTTGATGGGAGATAGGGGGGTTCCAATTTCTGATAAGGTTAGTGAGAGCCTTCAACAAAAAATAACTGAAGCTGATAAGCAGCAATATACCTTTATGGAATATATTAAGCAACATCCTAGTTCAGTAAAAGTAAATCCACCAAATCCTAATACTTCAGGGAATGTGAATTCACTTTTATCAATTTTATATAATGATGTGATAAGTGGAAAAACCACACCAGAGGAAGCTTCAAAAAAGTTTCGAGAGAAAGGGAACAAGATACTAGAAGGTTTCAAAGGGGGGCAATAA
- a CDS encoding Ger(x)C family spore germination protein: MRKNRLIAGIITVSIFLTGCVDRVEIDRRNIISILGIDIGKEIVKEKEIAEKIDPSDPFAQKEIKKLKITYGFPDVSSLGESKGTQTKVLYFTSEAYSMEDAMVKNTSKSSRKLNYGMERALVISQDIFKYEDTFREVLDYISRNSSINKSMYVIACEGRAEDYIKYKPNAEANLENFISGLMENTQENASIIAVKLNDFITTLDKNGNAILPRIQYDVTKDEVNLTGSILIKDYKVVEELNDLESGVIKLLKGGSGSISKVIYYKGHPLDFTIKKSKTKIKTNTNNPDKLVFDLKLTMEGDISGYYYHDRLEDPNLISDIEKNFNEAIGKECARIMKFKLQDNVVDFVGLSDSIEAFHNPTWIKIKENWDEVYKNSEINISVDTKVKRIGLTK, from the coding sequence ATGAGAAAAAATAGGCTTATAGCTGGTATAATTACGGTCTCAATATTTTTGACCGGTTGTGTTGATCGTGTAGAAATTGACAGAAGAAATATAATATCGATTTTAGGTATAGATATAGGAAAAGAAATCGTTAAAGAAAAAGAAATAGCAGAAAAGATTGATCCAAGCGATCCTTTTGCACAGAAAGAAATAAAAAAGCTAAAAATTACTTATGGTTTTCCTGATGTTAGTTCCTTAGGAGAGAGTAAGGGGACACAGACAAAGGTTTTATATTTTACATCAGAGGCGTACTCTATGGAAGATGCAATGGTAAAAAACACCTCTAAAAGTAGTAGAAAGCTTAATTATGGAATGGAGAGGGCACTTGTAATCTCTCAGGATATATTTAAGTATGAAGATACCTTTAGGGAAGTTTTAGATTATATTTCAAGGAACAGTAGTATAAATAAATCAATGTATGTAATAGCTTGTGAAGGGCGAGCTGAAGATTATATAAAATATAAGCCTAATGCGGAAGCGAATCTTGAAAATTTTATATCTGGATTAATGGAAAATACCCAAGAAAATGCATCGATCATTGCAGTTAAGTTGAATGATTTTATTACGACTTTAGATAAAAATGGTAACGCCATTTTGCCAAGAATTCAATATGATGTTACAAAGGATGAAGTAAATCTTACTGGCTCCATTTTAATTAAGGATTATAAAGTTGTAGAAGAATTAAATGACTTAGAATCAGGTGTTATAAAGCTTCTTAAAGGTGGGAGTGGCAGTATTAGTAAGGTTATATATTATAAAGGACATCCATTAGATTTTACAATAAAGAAGAGTAAGACAAAAATAAAGACAAATACTAATAATCCAGATAAGCTTGTGTTTGATTTAAAATTAACAATGGAAGGGGATATTTCTGGTTATTATTATCACGATAGGCTAGAGGATCCTAACTTAATAAGCGACATAGAGAAAAATTTCAACGAAGCTATAGGAAAAGAATGTGCAAGAATTATGAAGTTCAAGCTACAAGATAATGTTGTTGATTTTGTGGGTTTAAGCGATAGTATAGAGGCATTTCATAATCCTACATGGATTAAAATAAAGGAAAATTGGGATGAGGTATATAAAAATTCTGAAATCAATATTTCTGTAGACACAAAGGTAAAAAGAATAGGATTAACAAAATAA
- a CDS encoding Veg family protein, with product MEHTTTLSSIKTNIQNHVGQRVTLKANNGRKKYVVKQGTIEKAYPSIFLIRLESDTQRTVTFSYSDVLTRTVQLVFA from the coding sequence ATGGAACATACTACCACATTATCTTCCATAAAAACTAACATACAAAATCATGTTGGTCAAAGAGTAACTCTTAAAGCAAACAACGGACGAAAAAAATATGTTGTTAAGCAAGGTACTATTGAGAAGGCTTACCCTAGCATATTTTTAATTAGACTTGAAAGTGACACCCAGAGGACTGTAACCTTTAGTTACTCAGATGTTTTGACAAGGACTGTGCAATTAGTATTTGCGTAA
- a CDS encoding methyl-accepting chemotaxis protein — MRMTIRRKLYGGFSIVLMFLIFVFIGSYVLTSRINSSYSNLIGNTVTIVNHIKGLSSAISEEQASVNYYLITGDPVYLEAYQQAFNSYNEKSKVIAELINDKEGWRTLQGLDLIQEQYVIAADQMIDDKGKNKVEKYTSSAGSQGKLVQTFSAVSEEFVKTQEDILSKEIDDTKKMADSAKIIITVITLIALVLGLYISLWISNLISKPIIKLSKEAAKIAEGDLTGEEIKNNSDDEISELVKAFNKMTNGLRDILAEVGAAASQVAGSAEDLFEGSKQSKEAIKYVATITQEVATGTDREVVSVDEGVQSVREMNNEASAIDTKSYDVREQVVKASNVIVEGNEAVHKAVRQMNSIQYTVAEIAKIVRELGNESNKINEIIGLITDIASQTNLLSLNASIEAARAGEAGKGFAVVASEVSKLADQTATSGKQVSEVINNILIKTNKTIDAVIQSEREVRDGIEAVNKAGTSFEIIENSIGEVRDTIEDVSIACKHMSKDTEQLVENFETINEITKNVAEGSRNVSAYTEEQLATMEEVENSAAMLSQMSSHLLELISKFRIK; from the coding sequence ATGAGAATGACAATTCGCAGAAAATTATATGGTGGGTTTTCTATAGTACTAATGTTTTTGATTTTTGTATTTATAGGAAGTTATGTATTAACTAGTAGAATAAATAGTAGTTACTCAAACTTAATTGGTAATACTGTAACCATCGTAAATCATATTAAAGGTTTAAGTAGTGCAATTAGTGAAGAGCAAGCTAGTGTAAATTATTATCTTATAACTGGAGATCCAGTTTATCTAGAGGCTTATCAACAAGCGTTTAATAGCTATAATGAAAAAAGTAAAGTAATTGCTGAACTTATAAATGATAAAGAAGGTTGGAGAACTCTGCAAGGGTTAGACTTAATTCAAGAGCAATATGTTATTGCTGCAGATCAAATGATTGATGATAAAGGAAAAAATAAAGTTGAAAAGTATACCTCGTCAGCTGGGAGTCAAGGAAAATTAGTTCAAACTTTTAGTGCAGTTTCAGAGGAATTTGTTAAAACTCAAGAAGATATTTTAAGTAAAGAGATTGATGATACTAAAAAGATGGCTGATTCCGCAAAAATAATTATCACAGTTATTACTCTTATTGCATTAGTGTTGGGACTGTATATATCACTCTGGATTAGTAATTTAATTTCAAAACCGATTATAAAACTTTCTAAAGAGGCTGCTAAAATTGCAGAAGGTGATCTTACAGGTGAAGAAATAAAAAACAATAGTGATGATGAAATTAGTGAATTGGTGAAAGCTTTTAATAAGATGACCAATGGTTTAAGGGATATATTAGCAGAGGTTGGAGCAGCAGCTTCACAGGTAGCTGGATCAGCAGAAGATTTATTCGAGGGATCAAAACAAAGTAAAGAAGCGATAAAATATGTTGCAACTATTACACAAGAAGTTGCAACTGGGACAGATCGTGAAGTTGTTAGTGTAGATGAAGGTGTGCAATCAGTACGTGAAATGAATAATGAAGCTAGTGCAATTGATACAAAGTCCTATGATGTAAGAGAGCAAGTGGTTAAGGCTTCTAATGTGATAGTAGAGGGGAATGAAGCAGTTCATAAAGCTGTAAGACAAATGAATTCTATTCAATATACGGTAGCTGAGATTGCGAAAATAGTTCGTGAACTTGGAAATGAATCTAATAAGATAAATGAGATCATTGGATTAATTACAGATATTGCATCTCAGACTAATTTACTTTCACTAAATGCATCAATAGAAGCGGCAAGAGCAGGAGAAGCCGGAAAAGGTTTTGCTGTTGTAGCGTCAGAAGTAAGTAAGCTTGCTGATCAAACAGCAACTTCTGGAAAGCAAGTATCGGAAGTTATTAATAATATCTTAATAAAGACTAATAAAACTATAGATGCGGTTATACAAAGTGAACGAGAAGTTAGAGATGGAATTGAAGCTGTTAATAAAGCAGGAACATCTTTTGAAATAATAGAGAACTCTATTGGTGAAGTAAGAGATACAATTGAAGATGTTTCAATAGCGTGTAAGCATATGAGCAAAGATACAGAACAACTAGTAGAGAACTTTGAGACTATCAATGAAATAACAAAAAATGTTGCAGAAGGTTCAAGGAATGTATCTGCATATACTGAGGAACAGTTAGCAACAATGGAAGAAGTAGAAAACTCAGCTGCTATGTTAAGTCAAATGTCATCACATTTACTTGAACTTATCAGCAAGTTCAGAATAAAGTAG
- a CDS encoding spore germination protein: MHNENLQEQVDADINKNKAYLKNLFKDTTDIVYRDFKIKDIPVLLVYIDGMADKILLNHFIVNPAMTMEDKIANAADIKDNILTVTDIKEAPTFKDAINAMLSGDTLMLINGLANALVIASRAWPTRSIGEPDGETVIRGPRDGFNETIRFNTALIRRNIRDSRLKVKAQSIGSRSKTDVAIMYIEDIANKEIISEVERRLDNINIDAILDSGYVEQLIEDNSNSVFPQIQSTERPDVAAAAIYEGRVAILVDNSPFALLVPATLPTFMQSPDDYNQRWLNTVVIRLTRTFAVILSLILPGSYIAVTSFNITILPTKLAYSIAATREGVPFPAFVEVIIMEVALIVLMESIARLPKSMGTTIGIVGGLVIGQAAVSAGIVSPIMVIIVGVTAITTFISPNYGITNGFRLLRFFLIICSMIAGIYGIFVGMVLILVHLIRLESFGISYLSPIVNTHKEDMKDLFFRAPISSLKARPKFLHTRDKIRQR, translated from the coding sequence ATGCATAATGAAAATCTTCAAGAACAAGTTGATGCTGATATAAACAAAAACAAAGCTTATTTAAAGAATTTGTTTAAAGATACAACGGATATAGTATATAGAGATTTTAAAATAAAAGATATTCCTGTTTTGCTAGTTTATATCGATGGAATGGCGGATAAGATTCTTTTAAATCATTTTATCGTAAATCCAGCAATGACCATGGAAGACAAGATAGCCAATGCTGCTGATATAAAGGATAATATTTTAACTGTTACAGATATTAAAGAAGCACCAACGTTTAAGGATGCTATAAATGCCATGTTATCTGGAGATACTTTGATGCTTATAAATGGCCTAGCAAATGCGTTAGTTATAGCATCAAGAGCATGGCCCACAAGAAGCATAGGAGAACCAGATGGAGAAACTGTTATCAGAGGTCCCAGGGATGGATTTAATGAAACTATAAGATTTAACACGGCGCTAATAAGAAGAAATATAAGAGACTCTAGATTAAAGGTTAAGGCGCAATCCATAGGAAGTCGTTCTAAAACCGATGTAGCAATAATGTATATTGAGGATATAGCGAATAAAGAGATTATTAGTGAGGTAGAAAGGAGATTAGATAACATTAATATAGATGCTATTCTTGACAGTGGTTATGTGGAGCAATTGATAGAGGATAATAGTAACTCAGTTTTTCCTCAGATTCAAAGCACTGAAAGACCGGATGTGGCTGCTGCAGCTATATATGAAGGTAGAGTTGCTATATTGGTAGATAACTCCCCTTTTGCACTTTTAGTTCCAGCGACATTGCCAACTTTTATGCAATCTCCTGATGACTATAATCAAAGATGGTTAAATACTGTGGTTATAAGACTGACTAGAACCTTTGCAGTGATACTCAGTCTTATTTTGCCGGGGTCCTATATAGCTGTCACTTCTTTTAATATAACAATACTTCCCACAAAGCTAGCCTATTCTATAGCTGCTACTAGGGAGGGGGTTCCTTTTCCAGCTTTTGTAGAAGTTATAATTATGGAAGTCGCCTTGATTGTCCTTATGGAGTCTATTGCAAGATTGCCTAAATCTATGGGGACTACTATAGGTATAGTTGGAGGACTTGTTATAGGTCAGGCGGCTGTTAGTGCAGGGATAGTTAGTCCAATTATGGTAATCATCGTTGGTGTAACTGCGATAACAACATTTATATCGCCAAACTATGGTATAACTAATGGCTTTAGACTTTTAAGATTTTTTCTAATAATATGTTCTATGATAGCTGGCATTTACGGGATTTTTGTAGGAATGGTTTTAATTTTAGTGCATTTGATAAGATTGGAGAGTTTTGGAATATCTTATTTATCCCCTATAGTGAATACTCACAAGGAAGATATGAAGGATTTATTTTTTAGGGCTCCAATTAGTAGTTTAAAAGCTAGACCTAAATTTCTTCATACTAGAGATAAGATAAGACAAAGGTAG
- a CDS encoding CLC_0170 family protein: MRMIGNLDFDIYFLVLVGGYGMVLWLVDSYKYKNEKQEALEKKAKTIGITTMSIAALLFLTQIFLR, encoded by the coding sequence ATGAGGATGATTGGAAACTTGGACTTTGATATTTATTTTCTGGTGTTAGTTGGTGGTTACGGTATGGTTCTATGGTTAGTTGATTCATATAAGTATAAAAATGAAAAGCAGGAAGCACTCGAGAAAAAAGCTAAAACTATAGGTATCACAACTATGAGCATAGCAGCTCTATTGTTTTTAACTCAGATATTTTTAAGGTAG
- the spoIIR gene encoding stage II sporulation protein R: protein MKKLSVVIIILLIVFLAIPSNEEVQGIIDGRNVITQQVKDTSEIGVLNTKEQNENGQVMQEEIAKKLIRFHVIANSDSDDDQKLKLKVRDEVLKFIAPKLKESKSIDESRGLIMENDQNIKNIAKEIINKNGYNYSVKTTLGQCNFPVKEYGNIILPAGEYEAYRIVIGDGEGKNWWCVMFPPLCFVDITKGQVAYEETKEEMKTVLNDEEYSYIDKEKDSSNESLQSKEENNDSAQKEESAMEEDKNESGNNDEENKNDGEDTKIEVRFKVVDVIDDIFNK from the coding sequence ATGAAGAAACTTTCTGTTGTTATTATAATTTTGTTAATTGTATTTTTGGCTATACCAAGTAATGAGGAAGTACAAGGTATTATTGATGGAAGAAATGTTATAACCCAACAGGTGAAAGATACTAGTGAAATAGGAGTTCTTAACACTAAAGAACAAAATGAAAATGGACAAGTTATGCAAGAAGAAATTGCAAAAAAGTTAATTAGATTTCATGTAATTGCAAATAGTGATAGCGATGATGATCAGAAATTGAAGCTTAAGGTGAGAGATGAAGTGTTAAAATTTATTGCGCCTAAGCTCAAGGAATCAAAATCTATTGATGAATCTAGAGGTTTGATTATGGAAAATGATCAAAATATAAAAAATATAGCAAAAGAGATAATAAATAAAAATGGATATAATTATTCAGTAAAAACAACGCTAGGACAATGCAATTTTCCAGTTAAAGAATATGGTAATATAATTTTGCCTGCAGGAGAATATGAAGCTTATAGAATTGTCATAGGTGATGGTGAAGGTAAGAACTGGTGGTGTGTTATGTTTCCACCTCTATGCTTTGTTGATATAACAAAGGGACAAGTTGCTTATGAGGAAACAAAGGAAGAAATGAAGACAGTATTAAATGATGAAGAATATAGTTATATAGATAAAGAAAAAGATTCAAGTAATGAAAGTTTGCAAAGTAAAGAAGAAAACAATGATAGTGCCCAAAAGGAAGAGTCAGCAATGGAAGAAGATAAAAATGAGTCTGGTAATAATGATGAAGAAAATAAAAATGATGGGGAAGATACAAAGATTGAAGTTAGATTTAAAGTAGTAGATGTGATTGATGATATATTTAATAAGTAG
- a CDS encoding DUF3794 and LysM peptidoglycan-binding domain-containing protein, with product MGVELVKDTIEFEKLLGENVVNLIQKEEYIVPDSHPDVKNIISVDVKPVITTEEIVQDKVYVEGVIQYSILYIADESEERTEAFNLVYKSKFNGYVDMPGCEHDMKAVVNCFVEHMECRILNERKICLEGVLTVNALVKAIHAFDYVKGLSDTKNTQMLYYPLTVDKKIGAGDCNLIAKTQILVPIEKPQIANVVKNNVNFHKKSIKVMDGKVIIEGSANIKFLYKGKDTREFVAVEEEAMVSGEIPIDGATSDMLALSDVSIESIEYNVSDDDLGESRVIDVEVLFKGTVEIIGKDDIDIIDDAYCPDVRLNLMKKPYDLNIIFDHKYLENIVKDNIEIPGNMPKPINCLMTTGDISVVEKKIIDDKVLIEGLVKASVIYETNNENIYLASLDEELPFSCSIDIPGSRVGMDVIANLNLESIEGSIEANTIAIKSVVGADVTVKYNAHKEFIDDVSVIEGEVPKKKASVTIYTIQNGDTLWKVAKKYFTTVERLSEINDLEVNDSIKPGEKLIIEGRAII from the coding sequence ATGGGAGTTGAACTTGTTAAAGACACTATAGAATTCGAAAAATTGCTTGGAGAAAATGTAGTAAACCTCATACAAAAAGAAGAATATATTGTTCCAGATTCTCATCCTGACGTAAAGAATATTATTTCTGTAGATGTAAAGCCTGTAATAACAACTGAGGAAATTGTACAGGATAAAGTTTATGTAGAGGGAGTAATTCAGTACAGTATTTTATACATTGCAGATGAATCGGAGGAAAGAACAGAAGCTTTTAATTTAGTATATAAATCTAAGTTCAACGGGTATGTAGATATGCCTGGTTGTGAGCATGATATGAAAGCTGTTGTTAACTGCTTCGTTGAACATATGGAATGTAGAATACTAAATGAAAGAAAAATATGTTTAGAAGGTGTTTTAACAGTTAATGCTCTAGTGAAGGCGATACATGCCTTTGATTATGTAAAAGGTCTTTCAGATACAAAGAACACTCAGATGTTATACTATCCTCTAACTGTTGATAAAAAAATCGGTGCTGGAGATTGCAACCTTATAGCAAAAACTCAAATTTTAGTTCCTATAGAAAAGCCTCAGATAGCTAATGTTGTAAAGAATAACGTTAACTTTCATAAGAAGTCTATCAAAGTAATGGACGGTAAAGTTATTATAGAAGGCTCTGCAAATATAAAGTTTTTATATAAGGGCAAAGATACAAGGGAATTTGTAGCAGTAGAAGAAGAAGCTATGGTATCAGGTGAAATCCCAATAGATGGTGCAACTAGTGATATGTTAGCTTTGTCAGATGTGTCTATAGAATCTATAGAGTATAATGTAAGTGACGACGATTTAGGCGAATCAAGGGTGATCGATGTAGAAGTTCTCTTTAAAGGAACAGTAGAAATCATAGGTAAAGATGATATTGATATAATTGACGATGCATATTGTCCAGATGTAAGATTAAACCTAATGAAGAAGCCTTATGATTTGAATATAATTTTTGATCATAAGTATTTAGAGAATATAGTGAAAGATAATATTGAAATACCAGGAAATATGCCTAAACCTATAAATTGTCTTATGACAACTGGTGATATCTCTGTTGTTGAGAAAAAAATTATTGATGATAAAGTTTTGATTGAAGGATTAGTTAAAGCATCGGTAATTTATGAGACTAATAATGAAAATATTTATCTAGCTTCTTTGGATGAAGAACTTCCATTTAGCTGCTCTATTGATATTCCGGGTAGCAGAGTTGGTATGGATGTGATTGCTAACTTAAATCTTGAAAGTATTGAGGGAAGTATCGAAGCAAATACTATTGCAATTAAGTCAGTAGTAGGAGCAGATGTAACGGTAAAATATAATGCTCATAAGGAATTTATTGATGATGTTTCTGTTATAGAAGGAGAAGTTCCAAAGAAAAAAGCTAGTGTAACCATTTATACTATTCAAAATGGAGATACTTTATGGAAAGTAGCTAAGAAGTATTTTACAACAGTAGAGAGATTATCAGAGATTAACGATTTAGAGGTAAATGATAGTATTAAACCAGGAGAAAAACTCATTATTGAAGGAAGAGCAATTATTTAA